GCCCGCATCGCAGCCGATGCCTGACGCGATCACGCGGCGCACCCAATGTCGCCACAGCCGACGAGGCCAGAACGGCCGCGGGGCTGCCGCCGTCACATCGGCCTCGCCCATCAGGCCGCAGACATAACGCCCGCCCGCCTCCGACCACTTCAGGGCCGCACACGCCCCCGTGCGCCGGCGGCTCACCAGCACGCCCACCGGGCATGGCTCGGCCAGGCAGCACACGCCACAGCCATTGCACGGCTGGCCTTCGGCCGGCTTGGGCGGCGCCTCGGGGTGAATGTGGATGACTTGCTCGCGCGGGGGCATGGCGGCAGCATACGTCGGGCCACCGGGGCGCCATCGCGGGAAATGGGCCCCGGGCTCGTCACGGGCCTTACCGGGTCACCGTTGAGACGGGGGCAAACCGACGGCGTGCAACGGCCGGGCCCGTGCGAGACAATAGCCGGATGAACACCGCCGCCACCTCCCTCGCCCCGTCGGCCGACCTGCCCGTCGACCAGTACATGGACGCCGTGGGCCGCGCCGCCCGCGTGGCCGCCACGGCCATGGCCGCCTCCAGCACGGCCGCCCGCAACAACGTGCTGCTCGCCCTGGCCGGCCAGATCCGCGCCCACGCTGGCGAACTGAAGGCCCGCAACGAAGCCGACATCATCGCCGCTGAAAAGAACGGCCTGGCCGCCCCGATGGTCGACCGCCTGCGCCTGACGGACAAGGTCATCGAGACCATGGCCGAAAGCTGCGAACAGGTGGCCGCCCTCCCCGACCCGGTCGGCGAGATCACCAACGTGCGCCGCCGCCCCACCGGCATCAGCGTGGGCCAGATGCGCGTGCCGATCGGCGTGTTCGGCATGATCTACGAGTCGCGCCCGAACGTGACGATCGAGGCCGCCTCGCTGGCCATCAAGAGCGGCAACGCCTGCGTGCTGCGCGGCGGCTCGGAAGCCATCCACTCCAACCTGGCGCTGTGGAAGCTGGTGCAGGCCGCGCTCACGCAGGTGGGCCTGCCCGCCAACGCCGTGCAGCTGGTGCAGACCACCGACCGCGCCGCCGTGGGCCAGCTCATCGCCATGCCGCAGTACGTCGATGTCATCATCCCGCGCGGCGGCAAGGGCCTGATCGAGCGCATCAGCAACGAAGCCCGTGTGCCGGTCATCAAGCACCTCGACGGCAACTGCCACACCTATGTCGACAGCGAGGTCGATCTGGACCTGGCCGTGAAGGTCACGGACAACGCGAAGACGCAGAAGTACAGCCCCTGCAACGCGACCGAATCGCTGCTGGTGCACGCCGCGCAGGCGGCGGCCTTCCTGCCCCGCATCGGCAAGGTGTTTGCCGACAAGGGCGTGGAGATGCGTGCCGATGCCCGCGCCAAGGCCATCCTGGCCGACGTGCCGGGTGCCAAGGTGGTCGAGGCCACCGAGCAGGACTGGTTCGAGGAATACCTGGCGCCGGTGATCGCGGTGAAGGTGGTCGATTCGCTGGACGAGGCCATCGCCCACATCAACCACTACGGCTCGCACCACACCGACGCCATCCTGACCACCAACCACCCCAACGGCATGCGCTTCATCCGCGAGGTGGATTCATCCAGCGTGATGATCAATGCGTCGACGCGCTTTGCCGACGGCTTCGAGTACGGTCTGGGCGCCGAGATCGGCATCAGCACCGACAAGTTCCACGCGCGCGGCCCGGTCGGCCTGGAAGGCCTGACCTCGCTGAAGTTCGTGGTGCTCGGCCAAGGGGAAGTGCGCAGCTGACGGCCCCAGGGGGGCCCCTCCTGCCCGCCTCGCCCCTCACGACCCGGAGCCCGGCCCCATGCCGGGCTCTTGCTTTGAGTGCCTGCCCGGCGCCCGTTTCTTGTCTGCCTCATGGACCTGACCCCGCTCAACATCGCCCTCATGGTGCTCGCCTCCACCGCCGCCGGCCTGGTCGACGCCATCGTGGGCGGCGGGGGGCTGATCATGGTGCCCTCGCTGTTCGGGCTGTTCCCGCAGGCCGTGCCGGCCACGCTGCTGGGCACGAACAAGGCCGCATCCATCTGGGGGACGGCATGGTCAGCCTGGCAGTACGCGCAGCGTGTGAAGCTGCCTTCGGCCCGCCTGATGGGCGCGCTGGTGGCCACCGTGCTGGGCAGCGTCGTGGGCGCCTGGCTCGCCACGCGCGTGCCAGCCGACCGCTTCCGCGCGGCGCTGCCCGTGGTGCTGGCCGCCGTGTGGGGCTACACCCTGTGGCGCAAGGACCTGGGCCAC
This is a stretch of genomic DNA from Aquabacterium olei. It encodes these proteins:
- a CDS encoding glutamate-5-semialdehyde dehydrogenase, yielding MNTAATSLAPSADLPVDQYMDAVGRAARVAATAMAASSTAARNNVLLALAGQIRAHAGELKARNEADIIAAEKNGLAAPMVDRLRLTDKVIETMAESCEQVAALPDPVGEITNVRRRPTGISVGQMRVPIGVFGMIYESRPNVTIEAASLAIKSGNACVLRGGSEAIHSNLALWKLVQAALTQVGLPANAVQLVQTTDRAAVGQLIAMPQYVDVIIPRGGKGLIERISNEARVPVIKHLDGNCHTYVDSEVDLDLAVKVTDNAKTQKYSPCNATESLLVHAAQAAAFLPRIGKVFADKGVEMRADARAKAILADVPGAKVVEATEQDWFEEYLAPVIAVKVVDSLDEAIAHINHYGSHHTDAILTTNHPNGMRFIREVDSSSVMINASTRFADGFEYGLGAEIGISTDKFHARGPVGLEGLTSLKFVVLGQGEVRS